ctcttcATTCCTCTGTAGGAAGCCCTCGGCACAGGCCTGTGATAAATAGTAACTGACTCTCAGCCTCCTTAACTGGGAGACAATAGGGTATGGTGGGGACTTTGGCAAACTAGAAGGCCCAGGGTCCATCTCATAGCCTCTGGTCACCCTGCAGGGTTGTGCAGGTCTGAGGTCACCAGCCCTTCCAAATGGAAGAAGCCAGAAATATGGACTTTTATGTGAAGTACTCCTATCTAACTGCAGGCTATATAGGTCCTGCAGACCACCAATGTGTGACATGGGAAACACAGGACAGGAACCAGGGCTGTCATAGTCACCTGTGTCCCCAGAACAAAGGAAATCGGGAGGAATGCATACACTAATTTGTCTCCCGTAGCCACACATCTCTCTTCTCTGAGTCCCCAAgtttttgtgtttgatttttttggggtttttttggccacatcctgcggcatgcaggatcttatttcccccgacgagggatcaaacccgttacccctgcagtggaagcacagagtcttaaccacaggaccgccagggaagtcccctgggtcCCCAAGTTTTATTATCACCATGTCCCAGCACAGAtgttccctcctccaggaagccctcctggaccTTCAAGCTGAGTCAGGCATTCCCTCTGAATTCCCCCATCCCAGCCTTGCCCACTCTGAATCATCACTATCTGGGGACaggtctgtctctcccactggatTCTGAGCCCCAGGAGCCCAGGGCCAGGACTGTCTCAGTCATGGCCATGTCCCCAGTTTCAACCAGCACAGGGCCAGGAGTGTtcggaagaatgaataaatgaacagagaGAAGTTCAGTGCTTAAGGAGAGGGGGGCCTGTGTCAGGGACTAACCAGATGTGGGAAAAGGGGGTGGAATCATTCAGGGGATGAGAAAGGTGGACACTGGGGATTCTAAGAACCTCCAacccaggagggaggagagaagagaggccaGCTGAGAGGTTCAGGGAGCGCTGGAGTCCAGTTTTCACCCCATTATCTCCTAGCCACCTTtggctcagtttccacatctgcaaaatgggtgtcATACAAGTAGCCAGCTgctttctgaggctgctgggtcgATTAAATAAATTCAGGATCGCGGAACACTCTGTGGAGGCCAGAGCCAGGAGCGCTCATTTCCTCCCCTAACCCCTCCGCATCCACAAACCCTGCATAACCTCACGCCCCGCCAGACACTCCACACACACTCAGAAGGGGTGAGACGGGACACCGGCTCCCCTACGGTGGCCCCAAGCTCTGcgcgtgcctcagtttccccgaaAGCACAGGCACCACCACAGTCAACACGTTTATTGGATTCATACTTTGACATGGGAGGGTAAGCTGTCGGGAGGGCTCAGAGCAGGACGCAAAAGAGGCGCTTGTCGCGGAAGGGGTTCTCTGCGGCGGGTACCGGCGTCACCAACGGGTCGTCTTTGGCGTGAGCCTCGCAGAAGGCCAGGAGCTCGGCCGCCGCCTGTGACACCTGCGGGCACCCAGGTGGAGATGTtcacgccccgccccgccctttGCCTGGGCCCCTTCTCGGATCAGGCCCGCCCCTTATCAGACCCCGCCCCCTTGTCCGGACCGCTCCCATTCCCCGGCCCGCCCTTGGGCCCCGCCTTAGCTCTGGCCACGTCCCTTATTGGGCTCCGCCCCCTTGTCTAGGCCCCCTCCCCGGGTTCTGTCCGGTTCCGAAGGGGATCTCTCCACGGCTCCCGGCCCCACTCCCAACACTGACCGGTCCAAACCCCAGCCCCGGAGCCCccgccttcctccccaccccgacCCAGCACCTTCATACGGTCGATGTTCACCTCCAGCTTCAGCTGTTCCACCGTCTTCCGGGCCTCCGCTATCTTGGCCATGTTGTTGGACATGGCTGCGGCGGGGACAGGGTTAAAAGCCGGCGGGAGTCGGGGCGGAGGGGCAGGCTAGGGCAAAGCTGGGTCCCCAGATAGGGATGGCGGTGGTGATGGGACCCAGTAACAGGGGCGTGCGTGGAAGGGCGCACGAAAGGGGTGCCCAGaggaaggtggaggaaggaacaGGAAAACAGAAGGGGAGAGATGAAGATCTGCGCAGATGGGGGACCAAGAAGCCGGCCGAAAGAGGGACAGATGAACAGAGAGGAGAGGGGCaagtggaggggtggaggggtgcaCGGATGGGGTACCTAGAGTCAGGTGGAGGGAggaacagagagaggagagggaagccgGGAGGGAAGCACAGATGGGAGGCTGCgaggcaggtggagggagggacagaaggaCAGGGCCACAGGTGTTGGATCAAGATCCAGGGATCCAGGTGTCTTCACCTCCCGGGGATAGAGCATGAGCCAGGAGGGGGCCCTCCCCAGGCCAATTAGCGGTGGctccagggagaaggaggaatTAAGATCACGGCGGGAGGGGCCCAGAGGGGGCCTCATTAGGGCCTTCGCAGCAGCtgccccctccgcccccctcGGGGAGCCCCCCCACAACCCCAGCTCTGGCCACTTCAAAGGCTCCTCTTGCTCATTAGCAGccagggagagggctggagaGGGGGGCAACCCAGCCATGActgggagaggggcagagaggaTGGAAAGAGGGACAGACAGAGGGGCAGAGGAAGAGACaaaatgacagaggcagagactgaggcACAGGGGGGAATAAAGAGACTGAGGAGGGACAGAAAgatggagagatggggagggacgGAGTGatggagggagcagagagagagggagacaaatAGAGGGGTAAAGAAAGGGACAGAGTGATACAGGGGGAGGGAAGCACAGAGGGGAcgaagggacagagggaggatagagaaggggagatggaagggttggggagggatggagtgatgGAGTGGGAGAGGATAGAGAGGGACAAACGGAGCGGTAGAGGGAGGGACAgcgaggagggggagagagaggcacagaggaggtaaagggacagaggagagaaggggcagggggacagagagaaggaagtggaagggcaggaggagagatggagtgacgaagggggacagagaggggcacatggagggacagagggagagacaggctGATGGAGATGCAGAAGTATaaagtcattcattcactcacgcATCCATTCATTCCCAGGCAGAGGAACTAGCTGTCGGGGCCAAGACCAGAGCCTCCTACCTGTTGCTGCTCAGGGCCGGGATGGCGGGCGGGTGGCAGAGGCTGGGAAGCAGCGTCTGGGTCCCccctcagccccgccccctctccTGGGGCACAGTCTCTGAGGACCCGCCTCCTcctgccactgccaccaccatccCCTTCGCCCTCGCTGCCTCGCCTCTGTCTCTCTGGGTCCTCTTGTTATGTCTGTCCGTCCCCCTCTttgtctttgtgtttctgtgcctctctctccctctatctcTCTCGCAGTCTCCCCTCtcaatctctgtctctatctctgtccctctctctcacacacacacacacacacacacacacacgcacacacatacacacactcacaggtAAAGACAGTCTCTCAAGATGTGCCCCACGCTCTGCTGCATTTATTCCACAGTCACACAAATCTCTCCTGTGGGTCCCACACAGCCTCTCACTCCATTACATATGCTCTGCCACCCTGTCACATCCCCCACCTCAGTGTCACCCCATCCCAGACGACCCCTCTCAGCAAGCAGACTCAGTCCCTGGCAGAGAGATGCACAATATCTCGCTGTGTCACACGGTGCTGCACACAGTCTCCTGAACCAGCTGTGCTCAACACACAACCTCCCAGAGCGCCACAGTCACACAGCCTCTCAAAATGCCACGCAGCCCCCCACAGTCTCTCCGAGTCTGGCCCATCCTCACCGGTGACATGTTACACAACTCAAGAGTGTCAAGTATACACACACAGCTCCGCACAGGATCGCACACAATCTCTCAAGATGTCATGCCGAGCCTTACACAATGTGTCACACACAGCTGTCGCCCTCACACCGCAATCTCCTGGTGTCACACACGTACACTTACACACACGAGGTTTCTCTTGTACACCCATCTGAGTGCCCAGGACGGTTGAACACTCTCTAATGCACTGTCAGGACACTGGGCCAGTCTCAGTGTCCCACACGATCTGTGTTACACACAGTCCTACCCAGCTTCTCATACGTCATCAGTGTGGCTGACATATCCTGTTTCACACTCACATGGTCACTCTCTCACATCCAGCTCCCCCGCCCCCGGGGCCTCTCACACTGCTTCTCACATCATTACTTGGTGGATCACACTCATTCATTCTCACCCTCTCTCACACATCATCCGCCCGTGTGACACACACAACTCTCCTGTCCTCACCATGTTGCACACTGTCACACACGATCTCTTGCTCACATATGGTTTCTCGATGTCACAAACATCCCCCAAATAGTGTCTCAGGGACACCCAACCTCACGGTGTCACACGCAGTCACCTATAGGTCATCTCGGTCACCTCACATACACTGTCACACACAACGTCTCGGTGTAACACGATTTCACACAGTCACACCCTGTTTCTGGTTGTCACAGAAAATctcacaaggtcacacagccacacACAACCTCTGGCGTCACGCGCGATCTCAAGTAGTACACACTCACACAGTGAGTCTCTTGGCGTCACACACTACCTCCCGGTGTCACCCACGGGCGGCCACAGTGTTCTGCACCAGGCACACCCGTGCGGGCTGCTGTCCTCTCCTTACAGCCCCCTGTGGGCCACACGGGGGCGCCCGCGGCCTGCCGAGCTGCCCACCCCGCCGGCGCCAAAGCCGTAGGAGGCTGTGGAAACCCTGAGGGCAAGGCGCCCCCGCTATCCGGCTAGGCATGCAGACGTGGGAAAGAGACACAGAAAGGTGGAGGGAGCTAGAGGGAGATCATTGAAGATGGACTGGGACACAGAAAttcagaaagggagagagagacgcagggagagacagaggcagagagagatagGGACACAGAGACGGAAATTTGGAGAGATAGAGACCTAGGGgctaagagagacagagacaggcagagggttgcagagagagacagacatagagaCGTACAGGGTAcaagagagacacacagaaaagTACAGAGACAGAAATAGTGACCGAGAAACACAGACACCCAGAGACACAAAACAGAGCGGGGTAGAGAGACAGACAACTCAGACCGCGCCCTCCGCAGGGGACCTGAAGGCGGAGGCGCGTCCGAGGGACCTGCCCTCGGGGCCAGACCTCCGGGCAGCCAAAGGGGCGTGGTGGTTCGGGGCGGGGTTTATAAGGGGAGTGTTCGGGGGGCGGGTCGGTCGGGGCGTGGCCTGGGTGCGGCGTGTCCCCCGAGTGGGCTGCGGGAGGGGCTGAGGCAGAGCCCGGGgaagaggtggaggtgggggagagccTCGTCTCTACTGCACTCAGCCCATCCCAATTCGGTTTTTACCGCTTGAACAGGGAAACGAGACCTGCCGGGAGGGGATACGGGCCGGGGTCCCTGGTAGCGATTTGATAGGGGGGTATCGGACTCTAGCTCCCCTCCCTTCTACCCCGCGGGAACGGggccaggtgggggaggggaaccaGGCTCACATCTGGAAAGCATCAGGCGCGCCGGACGTGCCAGGGCCCCGGGCCCGGCTGCGGAAGAGCGGAGGGGAGTTAGGGCGCCCCCGTCCCCCTCCCTTAGCGGGGTCGGCC
This region of Balaenoptera acutorostrata chromosome 19, mBalAcu1.1, whole genome shotgun sequence genomic DNA includes:
- the GNG8 gene encoding guanine nucleotide-binding protein G(I)/G(S)/G(O) subunit gamma-8 isoform X1 — protein: MGVQEKPRVSMSNNMAKIAEARKTVEQLKLEVNIDRMKVSQAAAELLAFCEAHAKDDPLVTPVPAAENPFRDKRLFCVLL
- the GNG8 gene encoding guanine nucleotide-binding protein G(I)/G(S)/G(O) subunit gamma-8 isoform X2 produces the protein MSNNMAKIAEARKTVEQLKLEVNIDRMKVSQAAAELLAFCEAHAKDDPLVTPVPAAENPFRDKRLFCVLL